In a single window of the Photobacterium profundum SS9 genome:
- the hflX gene encoding GTPase HflX, whose amino-acid sequence MKLTEKASLTNALLISICTPQFKGDEAKDSLAELARLVTTLGFKVVGTQSQKQSSTQRVNVLGAGKLAEIAHLTGNQGSVDDADTEDFFDETDFEDIPSENLPFACADVVVFDCDLSPSQLRNVENQLGVQVYDRTGIIIEIFSRHARTRTARLQVEMARLNYVAPRLRESTVGDNERQMGKGAGETNLELDRRKVRDQLAELKRELASVQDEMKGRRTQRSELFCVALVGYTNAGKSSMMRAITGSEVLVEDKLFATLDTTVRALYPVTQPRILVSDTVGFIKKLPHDLVASFHSTLAEAHDASLLLYVVDASDSSFRTQLDVVHEVLEEVGVEGAKKLLVLNKSDQLSTDQQQALMEEFPDAMMTSTRNPLDIAKLHKYIVGVSEHGMIEDEIIVPYTAKGIIGEIRSSMSVTKEEYEYSHIKLTVRSNAIDLARLKKLMLNS is encoded by the coding sequence ATGAAACTAACAGAAAAAGCATCACTTACTAATGCTTTACTAATTTCTATTTGTACACCGCAGTTTAAAGGCGATGAGGCAAAAGACTCACTTGCAGAACTTGCTCGCTTGGTGACTACTCTAGGGTTTAAAGTCGTTGGCACACAGTCGCAAAAGCAAAGTTCGACCCAAAGAGTGAATGTTTTGGGTGCTGGTAAATTGGCTGAAATTGCACACCTCACTGGTAATCAAGGCTCGGTTGATGACGCAGATACTGAAGATTTCTTTGATGAGACAGACTTTGAGGATATACCTTCAGAAAACCTGCCATTTGCATGTGCTGATGTGGTGGTATTTGATTGCGATTTAAGCCCATCACAGTTGCGTAATGTAGAGAACCAATTAGGCGTGCAAGTGTATGATCGTACGGGGATTATCATTGAAATCTTTAGCCGTCATGCTCGTACCCGAACTGCACGATTACAAGTTGAAATGGCTCGCCTTAATTATGTCGCACCACGACTTAGAGAGTCTACCGTTGGTGATAATGAACGCCAAATGGGTAAAGGCGCAGGTGAAACAAACCTAGAACTAGACCGCCGTAAAGTACGTGATCAATTAGCTGAATTAAAGCGCGAGCTGGCTAGTGTTCAAGATGAAATGAAAGGTCGACGTACACAACGTTCTGAACTTTTTTGTGTCGCTTTGGTTGGTTATACCAATGCGGGCAAGTCATCAATGATGCGCGCAATTACGGGCAGTGAAGTATTAGTAGAAGACAAGCTTTTTGCAACACTTGATACCACCGTACGTGCGTTGTACCCAGTTACACAACCTCGAATCTTAGTGTCAGATACCGTCGGTTTTATTAAAAAATTACCCCACGATTTAGTTGCTTCATTCCATTCAACTTTAGCAGAAGCGCATGATGCTTCATTGTTGTTGTATGTGGTTGATGCTTCAGATTCTTCTTTCCGTACACAACTTGATGTTGTACATGAAGTATTGGAAGAAGTGGGCGTTGAAGGGGCTAAAAAATTACTGGTATTGAATAAATCAGATCAACTGAGTACTGATCAACAGCAGGCACTGATGGAAGAATTTCCTGATGCCATGATGACGTCAACCCGTAACCCTCTTGATATCGCTAAACTGCACAAATATATCGTTGGCGTTTCTGAGCACGGGATGATTGAAGATGAAATCATTGTTCCTTATACCGCGAAAGGTATTATCGGTGAAATTCGCTCTAGCATGAGTGTGACGAAGGAAGAATATGAGTATAGTCATATTAAACTCACCGTACGCTCAAACGCGATTGACTTAGCAAGGTTAAAAAAGTTAATGCTGAATTCATAA
- a CDS encoding PaaI family thioesterase, producing MNKQNSHQHCMLCGTQSTFGLKLDFYNDQEGVVWAKAKGSIHQQGYQGILHGGFIAALLDAGMCHAIFNQGVEAVTGDINIRYLAEIPLTADIIIRGKINSSYLTLYKVEADIYVEQQLMAKSTARFMKR from the coding sequence GTGAATAAACAAAATAGTCATCAACACTGTATGTTATGTGGCACACAATCAACCTTTGGTTTGAAACTTGATTTTTATAATGATCAAGAGGGGGTTGTTTGGGCAAAGGCTAAAGGAAGTATTCATCAACAAGGTTATCAAGGTATTTTACATGGTGGTTTTATTGCTGCGTTACTTGATGCTGGTATGTGTCACGCGATTTTTAATCAAGGTGTTGAAGCTGTAACTGGTGATATCAATATCCGCTACCTTGCAGAGATTCCGCTAACAGCAGATATTATTATTCGAGGGAAAATAAATTCTTCCTATTTAACACTTTATAAAGTTGAAGCTGATATTTATGTTGAGCAACAACTTATGGCAAAAAGTACAGCACGTTTTATGAAACGCTAA
- a CDS encoding DUF134 domain-containing protein: protein MPRPKNPRNICGRPADSCFKPNRIPMSQLEKVQLADDEFEALRLVDLLKMQQQEAAIEMGVSRQTLANILKSARFKVMDCLTQGKALIMHHEKEEE, encoded by the coding sequence ATGCCAAGACCAAAAAATCCGAGAAATATTTGTGGTCGCCCCGCTGACAGTTGCTTCAAACCCAACAGGATCCCAATGAGTCAGCTTGAAAAAGTTCAACTTGCCGATGATGAGTTTGAGGCGTTGCGGCTGGTTGATCTATTGAAAATGCAGCAACAAGAAGCAGCTATCGAGATGGGTGTCTCTCGGCAAACTCTGGCCAATATTTTGAAATCAGCCCGTTTTAAAGTAATGGACTGCCTTACTCAGGGCAAGGCTCTCATCATGCACCACGAAAAAGAAGAAGAGTGA
- a CDS encoding ABC transporter ATP-binding protein/permease, whose translation MQAQPSSNETINIKSAQPNEKVKKLSILFELVKFVRPYKGRVAAALVALIFTASLTLSIGHGIRILVDEGFIQQSIHDLGSAIQFILAITVLISIGTFFRFYLVSSVGERVSADIRLAVFNHVITLHPSFFETNGSGDIMSRITTDTTLLQSIIGSSFSMAMRSALMCVGAIIMLFATNIKLALIVLASVPFILVPILVYGRRVRALSRKSQDSMADVGSYAGEAIEHIKTVQSYSHEAQERESFSNEVEKAFEIGRQRVKQRAILISGVIVIVFSAIAGMLWVGGSDVINGTMSAGDLGAFVFYAIIVASSLATISEVLGELQRAAGATERLIEILQVESHIVAPSQNIISPQALSAEVAFDDVTFHYPSRPDQAAAEHLTLKAEEGKVLALVGPSGAGKTTLFELLQRFYDPQLGKVTLGGVDIRLFDPHELRKQMALVPQQPALFSHDVFHNIRYGNPQATDEQVIEAAKKAHAHEFIMNLPEGYNSFLGERGVRLSGGQRQRIAIARAILKDPNILLLDEATSALDSESEHHVQQALKELMRGRTTLIIAHRLSTIQHADQIAVLDQGRLVDVGDHQSLLKSCDLYQRLVELQFKRMSS comes from the coding sequence ATGCAAGCTCAACCCTCGTCAAATGAAACAATTAATATCAAAAGCGCTCAGCCTAATGAAAAAGTCAAAAAACTAAGCATTTTATTCGAATTAGTGAAGTTTGTTCGACCCTATAAAGGGCGAGTCGCGGCTGCACTCGTCGCGCTAATCTTTACGGCTTCCCTTACTTTATCTATAGGTCATGGTATACGTATTCTGGTTGACGAAGGATTCATCCAGCAATCGATACACGATCTTGGAAGTGCCATTCAATTTATCCTTGCGATAACGGTGCTTATTTCAATCGGGACATTCTTTCGGTTCTATTTAGTTTCTTCTGTGGGTGAGCGAGTCAGTGCCGATATAAGGCTTGCGGTGTTCAATCACGTGATTACGTTACACCCCAGCTTTTTTGAAACCAATGGTAGTGGTGACATTATGTCGCGCATCACTACTGATACTACCTTGCTACAGAGCATTATTGGTTCTTCATTTTCGATGGCGATGCGCAGTGCATTAATGTGTGTAGGTGCAATCATCATGTTATTTGCGACCAATATAAAACTAGCATTAATAGTTTTAGCATCGGTGCCATTTATCCTTGTACCGATACTGGTATACGGGCGTCGTGTGAGAGCGTTGTCACGTAAGAGTCAAGATTCGATGGCCGATGTTGGTAGCTATGCGGGTGAAGCTATCGAGCACATTAAGACCGTTCAAAGTTACAGCCACGAAGCGCAAGAAAGAGAGTCGTTCTCTAATGAAGTAGAAAAGGCTTTCGAAATTGGACGCCAACGCGTTAAGCAGCGTGCCATTTTGATCTCAGGCGTGATTGTAATTGTTTTCAGTGCCATCGCAGGCATGCTTTGGGTGGGCGGTAGCGATGTAATCAACGGTACTATGTCGGCTGGTGACTTAGGTGCTTTTGTCTTCTATGCGATCATAGTCGCTTCTTCATTGGCGACTATTTCAGAAGTTTTAGGTGAATTACAACGAGCCGCAGGCGCGACAGAAAGGTTAATTGAAATACTTCAAGTAGAAAGTCATATTGTGGCTCCTAGCCAAAACATCATTTCTCCTCAAGCGCTGTCTGCTGAAGTGGCGTTTGACGATGTCACTTTCCACTATCCTTCAAGGCCAGACCAAGCAGCCGCTGAACATCTAACTCTGAAAGCCGAAGAAGGTAAAGTTCTTGCACTTGTTGGCCCATCAGGCGCAGGTAAAACGACACTCTTCGAACTATTACAACGCTTTTACGACCCTCAATTAGGTAAGGTCACACTAGGTGGTGTCGATATTCGCCTGTTTGATCCGCATGAACTTCGTAAACAAATGGCACTTGTACCACAACAGCCTGCGCTATTTAGCCATGATGTCTTCCACAACATTCGTTATGGCAACCCACAAGCGACGGATGAACAAGTTATAGAGGCGGCTAAAAAGGCGCATGCACATGAGTTCATCATGAATTTACCTGAAGGGTACAATAGTTTCCTTGGTGAGCGAGGGGTAAGGCTTTCTGGTGGTCAACGTCAACGTATTGCCATCGCAAGAGCCATTTTAAAAGATCCGAATATATTATTACTTGATGAGGCCACCAGCGCATTAGACAGCGAGAGTGAACACCATGTTCAACAAGCTTTGAAAGAGTTAATGCGCGGCAGAACAACGCTAATTATTGCTCACCGTCTTTCAACCATTCAACATGCCGACCAAATTGCAGTATTGGATCAAGGACGTTTGGTTGATGTTGGTGATCATCAGTCACTACTGAAAAGCTGTGACTTATACCAACGCTTGGTAGAACTACAATTCAAACGTATGAGTAGTTAA
- a CDS encoding MBL fold metallo-hydrolase RNA specificity domain-containing protein: MTFIQSFGAAETVTGSCHFLQLKNGPNILVDCGYFQGENEEQTYAPFDFDPKDVDIVLLTHAHLDHVGRVPKLVKEGFDGKVVALRATMDLAEVILMDSAKIAEEDYKTALKKAKRTGYEKRVPPPIYTSDDAKAVFDLIIQYADYNKAIQLVPGVKVTFRNAGHILGSATIQIEVSEEGYTKSLVFSGDLGSRRDIIMTPPSFVKKADALYIESTYGDRDHRPLKETIDECKEIIINTLKNQGNVLIPSFAIERTQEVLLLIKQMYYDKELPVCKVFLDSPMAIRATQIYNNYHAELNASASKLLLRDGTVFDFPYLQYSLKAKDSMLINKKESGCIIIAGSGMCTGGRILHHFKHRLWDDRNSVIFVGYQVKGTLGRQMIDGAESIQLFHEKINVNAKIHMLNGFSAHADQSDLVAWMSEFEQLEKIYLIHGEPDKQAVFKDVIKEQLHKPVHIVKYGEKIYV; this comes from the coding sequence ATGACTTTCATTCAGTCATTTGGTGCCGCAGAGACGGTTACTGGTTCCTGCCATTTTTTACAACTTAAAAACGGGCCTAATATACTGGTCGATTGCGGTTATTTTCAAGGTGAAAATGAAGAGCAGACCTATGCGCCTTTTGATTTCGATCCTAAAGATGTCGATATTGTTTTACTTACCCATGCTCATTTGGATCATGTAGGACGCGTTCCGAAACTCGTTAAAGAAGGATTTGACGGAAAAGTTGTCGCCTTGCGCGCGACAATGGACTTGGCTGAGGTTATCTTAATGGATAGCGCCAAAATTGCAGAAGAAGATTATAAAACTGCATTGAAAAAAGCCAAAAGAACAGGTTACGAAAAACGGGTTCCTCCACCTATCTATACCAGTGACGATGCGAAAGCGGTGTTTGATTTAATCATTCAATACGCCGATTACAATAAAGCAATTCAACTTGTGCCTGGCGTTAAGGTTACCTTTAGAAATGCGGGCCATATTCTTGGCTCTGCAACCATTCAAATAGAAGTAAGCGAAGAGGGGTACACAAAATCGCTAGTGTTCAGTGGTGATCTTGGCAGCCGTCGAGATATTATTATGACACCTCCTTCTTTTGTTAAAAAAGCCGATGCACTTTATATTGAATCGACCTATGGCGATCGTGATCATCGCCCTTTAAAAGAGACTATCGACGAGTGTAAAGAGATTATTATCAATACCTTAAAAAACCAAGGTAATGTACTGATCCCATCTTTTGCGATTGAACGGACGCAAGAGGTTCTGCTACTTATTAAGCAGATGTACTACGACAAAGAGCTGCCCGTCTGTAAAGTGTTTTTAGACTCGCCCATGGCGATACGTGCAACACAGATCTATAACAATTACCACGCAGAATTAAACGCTTCTGCCAGCAAACTATTGTTACGTGACGGCACTGTTTTTGATTTTCCTTATCTGCAATATTCACTAAAAGCTAAAGATTCCATGCTTATTAATAAGAAGGAAAGTGGTTGTATTATTATTGCTGGCAGCGGAATGTGTACTGGTGGGCGTATTTTGCATCACTTTAAACACCGTTTATGGGATGACCGTAACAGTGTTATATTTGTTGGTTATCAGGTGAAAGGCACGCTGGGGCGACAAATGATCGACGGGGCCGAGTCCATTCAGCTTTTTCATGAAAAAATTAATGTGAATGCTAAAATACACATGCTCAACGGATTTTCAGCGCATGCAGATCAAAGTGACCTTGTAGCTTGGATGAGTGAGTTTGAACAGCTAGAGAAAATTTATTTAATACACGGCGAGCCTGATAAGCAGGCTGTGTTTAAAGATGTGATTAAAGAACAGCTGCATAAACCTGTCCATATTGTTAAATATGGCGAAAAAATTTACGTTTAG
- a CDS encoding D-serine ammonia-lyase, which produces MSTLNIQQLVTEFPLVEKLIALDDVSWFNPNITTLAEGLPYVGLDKTDIKDASDRLKRFAPYLAKAFPETAKTNGIIESDVVAIPAMKTVLEQQYHIAIQGTLLLKKDSHLPISGSIKARGGIYEVLTHAEKLAIQAGLLSESDDYSKLFTDEFRAFFKQFSIAVGSTGNLGMSIGIMSAKIGFSVSVHMSADARQWKKDKLRSHGVIVVEYKEDYGVAVAQGRKEAEKDPTCFFIDDENSPTLFLGYSVAGERLKSQFEAMNILVDELHPLFVYLPCGVGGGPGGVAFGLKMAFGDNVHCIFAEPTHSPCMLLGIHTGLHDEISVQDIGIDNITAADGLAVGRGSGFVGRAMERLLDGFYTISDERMYHHLGEMSKYEDIQLEPSALAGMLGPVVVSDNEEYLQRIQMDEQKLKNATHLVWATGGGMVPSEEMASYLAKSGI; this is translated from the coding sequence ATGAGCACATTAAATATTCAACAATTAGTTACTGAATTTCCTCTGGTTGAAAAACTAATCGCCTTAGACGATGTAAGTTGGTTTAACCCAAATATTACAACTCTGGCTGAAGGCCTGCCTTATGTAGGGCTTGATAAAACAGATATAAAAGATGCAAGTGACCGACTAAAAAGATTTGCTCCTTATTTGGCGAAGGCATTTCCTGAAACAGCCAAAACAAATGGCATTATAGAATCTGATGTTGTTGCTATTCCAGCCATGAAAACGGTTCTTGAACAGCAGTACCACATAGCGATTCAAGGAACCTTACTACTGAAAAAAGATAGTCATCTGCCGATTTCTGGTTCAATCAAAGCGCGTGGTGGTATCTATGAAGTGCTAACTCATGCTGAAAAGTTAGCAATCCAAGCTGGCTTGTTGTCTGAGTCTGATGATTACAGCAAATTGTTTACGGATGAATTTAGAGCTTTCTTTAAGCAGTTTAGTATCGCGGTAGGTTCTACCGGTAATCTAGGCATGTCTATCGGTATTATGAGCGCAAAAATTGGCTTTTCTGTATCGGTTCATATGTCGGCAGATGCCCGTCAATGGAAAAAAGACAAACTTCGCTCTCATGGTGTAATCGTTGTTGAATACAAAGAAGACTACGGTGTAGCGGTTGCACAGGGACGTAAAGAAGCAGAAAAAGATCCAACGTGCTTCTTTATTGATGATGAAAATTCGCCAACACTTTTCTTAGGCTATTCTGTTGCAGGAGAGCGACTAAAGAGCCAGTTCGAAGCCATGAATATTCTGGTAGATGAGCTGCATCCACTGTTTGTCTATTTACCTTGTGGTGTTGGTGGCGGCCCTGGCGGTGTGGCGTTTGGTTTAAAAATGGCATTTGGTGATAATGTTCATTGTATCTTTGCGGAACCTACCCACTCACCTTGCATGTTATTGGGTATTCATACTGGCCTGCATGATGAAATTTCAGTTCAGGATATTGGTATCGATAATATAACAGCTGCTGACGGCCTAGCTGTTGGTCGTGGTTCTGGATTTGTGGGAAGAGCAATGGAAAGATTACTTGATGGTTTTTATACCATAAGTGATGAAAGGATGTATCACCACCTTGGAGAGATGAGCAAGTATGAAGATATTCAGCTAGAGCCTTCAGCTTTAGCCGGAATGCTAGGCCCTGTTGTAGTTTCTGACAATGAAGAATATCTTCAGCGAATCCAAATGGATGAGCAAAAACTGAAAAACGCGACCCACTTAGTTTGGGCTACGGGTGGTGGTATGGTTCCAAGTGAAGAGATGGCATCGTACCTCGCTAAGTCTGGAATTTAA
- a CDS encoding gluconate transporter: MDHGTTVYTILEFLGNPITAMFIAAFVAYYIFGIKQNMGMSVLLEKTEGAFASIANILLIIGAGGAFNGVLKGSGLADVLAQILFNLDMHPILLAWLVAIILHAAVGSATVAMMGATAIVAPMLPLYPDISPEIITLAIGSGAIGCTIVTDSLFWLVKQYCGASMSETFKYYTTATFIASFVALGGTFLLSYII, translated from the coding sequence ATGGATCATGGTACTACGGTCTATACCATTCTTGAGTTTCTTGGTAACCCTATAACTGCAATGTTTATTGCTGCATTTGTTGCTTACTACATTTTTGGTATTAAGCAAAACATGGGAATGTCTGTATTACTAGAAAAAACGGAAGGTGCATTTGCTTCTATTGCCAATATTCTATTAATCATTGGTGCTGGTGGTGCGTTCAACGGAGTGCTTAAAGGTAGTGGTTTAGCTGATGTGTTAGCACAGATACTTTTTAATTTAGACATGCACCCAATTCTACTGGCCTGGTTGGTTGCGATTATATTGCATGCCGCTGTAGGTTCCGCAACAGTAGCCATGATGGGAGCGACAGCAATCGTAGCACCTATGCTTCCACTATACCCAGATATCAGCCCTGAAATTATTACTCTTGCAATTGGTTCTGGTGCTATTGGCTGTACTATCGTTACTGACTCATTGTTTTGGTTAGTCAAACAGTACTGCGGCGCGTCAATGTCAGAAACGTTTAAATACTATACGACAGCTACTTTTATTGCTTCTTTTGTAGCTTTGGGTGGCACCTTCCTACTGTCGTACATCATCTAG
- a CDS encoding IS630 family transposase: MKITLTEKEKSSLESRHKKCRDKRECDRIKAVLLCDEGWSSAMIAQALRKHEATIVRQLNDFIQKEKLAPESGGSDGYLNADETQQLTQHLCDVTYLHTHQITAYIKETFSVEYSISGLNKWLHQHGFSYKKPKGVPHKFDAGKQAEFIEDYEELKASLNDDEPLLFMDAVHPTQATKITAGWIKKGVDKPIETTGSRTRLNIVGAIRLGHLSEAIVDKYKTVNGESIIAFLNRTRDFYRASGTIHLVLDGAGYHRSFQVVEEAKKLNIELHYLPPYSPNLNPIERLWKVMNKHARNSRYFATAKEFRERIDRFFTDTLPEIADSLSSTINDNFQKLESAKSAF; encoded by the coding sequence ATAAAGATCACTCTCACCGAAAAAGAAAAGAGCAGCTTAGAATCACGGCATAAAAAGTGCCGTGACAAGCGGGAGTGTGATCGTATCAAAGCCGTTTTACTATGTGACGAGGGCTGGTCATCGGCAATGATTGCTCAAGCATTGCGTAAGCATGAAGCAACGATTGTTCGCCAACTTAATGACTTCATCCAAAAGGAAAAACTAGCTCCTGAAAGCGGTGGCTCTGATGGATACTTAAATGCAGACGAAACACAGCAATTGACCCAGCATCTCTGTGATGTGACTTATCTGCATACCCACCAAATAACGGCTTACATTAAAGAGACCTTCTCAGTTGAATACAGTATCTCTGGCTTAAACAAGTGGTTACACCAGCATGGCTTTAGTTATAAAAAACCTAAAGGTGTCCCTCATAAATTTGATGCCGGAAAACAGGCTGAGTTCATCGAGGATTATGAGGAGCTCAAAGCATCACTAAATGACGATGAACCCCTGTTATTCATGGATGCAGTACATCCAACGCAAGCTACCAAGATAACGGCTGGGTGGATCAAAAAAGGCGTTGATAAGCCCATCGAAACAACGGGAAGCCGTACGCGACTGAATATAGTCGGTGCTATCCGCTTAGGACACTTATCGGAAGCCATTGTCGACAAGTATAAGACAGTAAATGGTGAGTCGATTATTGCTTTTTTGAATCGAACGCGGGATTTCTATCGTGCAAGCGGTACTATTCATCTAGTGCTTGATGGAGCTGGTTACCATCGTTCGTTTCAGGTTGTTGAAGAAGCGAAAAAACTCAACATCGAATTGCACTATCTTCCTCCTTACAGTCCAAATCTTAACCCGATAGAGCGTCTCTGGAAGGTGATGAATAAGCATGCTCGAAATAGCCGATATTTTGCGACAGCAAAAGAATTTCGGGAGCGAATAGACCGATTTTTCACAGACACGCTCCCAGAAATTGCTGACTCGTTAAGCAGTACGATCAATGACAACTTTCAAAAGTTGGAATCAGCGAAATCCGCATTTTGA
- a CDS encoding LysR substrate-binding domain-containing protein gives MHTELCEKHDLVEKIQNLQKCTLLHDNQAWDYESNLDEWECWAKTYDIESIKQIPSISFDRSDLAVIAAMNNAGVAMGRHSLVQKKIQSGELIKPFSDKTVSCQQRYYVTTLQDQHSKRVELFIDWLKHEAE, from the coding sequence ATGCACACCGAGTTATGCGAAAAGCACGATTTAGTGGAGAAAATACAAAACTTACAAAAATGCACGTTATTACATGATAACCAAGCATGGGATTACGAGTCTAATCTGGATGAATGGGAATGTTGGGCAAAGACATATGACATTGAGTCGATTAAACAGATACCGAGTATAAGTTTTGATAGATCCGACTTAGCGGTCATTGCTGCGATGAATAATGCTGGTGTTGCAATGGGCAGACACAGCTTAGTTCAGAAGAAAATCCAGTCCGGAGAATTGATTAAACCATTTTCAGACAAAACAGTATCTTGCCAACAAAGATACTACGTAACCACACTTCAAGATCAACACTCAAAACGAGTTGAGCTATTTATCGACTGGCTTAAACACGAAGCAGAATAA
- a CDS encoding PQQ-dependent sugar dehydrogenase yields MPQQISVLILTLLAANTAHAYEAEKVTSGLNIPWGLAYIDDSTMLITERNGAIKHINLVTGKQQTLAEIPNVWAKGQGGLLDVALSPFDENKIYVTYSKNINGKSVTTLASAKYRNEVLSDWEDVFISISQTDTSRHFGSRITFDNNSLYFSIGDRGERENGQNTMNHAGSILRLNPDGSTPTDNPYVNNKAILDEIWSYGHRNPQGLFFDPNTQRLWSIEHGPRGGDEINLIKKGSNYGWPITSHGKEYWGPISVGEATEKEGIESPVKVYIPSIAPGSLVLYQGEKFPELKGKLLSGALKLTHINIVTLNNEGKAIAEDRILSELGERIRDIEVSPEGEIFFSTDNGNLYKLKQ; encoded by the coding sequence ATGCCCCAACAAATAAGTGTGTTAATACTTACCCTTTTGGCCGCGAATACCGCTCATGCATACGAAGCCGAAAAAGTGACCAGTGGGTTAAACATACCATGGGGATTGGCCTACATTGACGACAGCACTATGCTCATCACGGAGAGAAATGGAGCAATTAAACACATCAATCTAGTAACAGGTAAACAGCAGACTTTGGCTGAGATCCCAAACGTTTGGGCTAAGGGACAAGGTGGGCTTCTTGACGTTGCGCTCTCCCCTTTCGATGAAAATAAAATATACGTTACTTACAGTAAAAACATCAATGGTAAAAGCGTCACAACGCTTGCATCGGCGAAGTACCGTAACGAGGTACTCTCAGATTGGGAAGATGTATTTATTTCAATCTCCCAAACCGATACTAGCAGACATTTCGGCAGTCGGATTACGTTTGATAATAACAGCCTCTACTTCTCGATAGGTGACCGTGGCGAGCGAGAAAATGGTCAGAACACCATGAATCATGCTGGCTCAATCTTACGCTTGAATCCAGACGGCAGCACACCTACAGACAACCCCTACGTAAACAACAAAGCCATTTTGGACGAGATATGGAGCTACGGGCATCGGAATCCTCAGGGCTTATTCTTTGATCCTAATACCCAGAGACTTTGGTCAATTGAACATGGGCCGCGTGGAGGTGATGAAATTAACTTAATCAAAAAAGGATCTAATTATGGATGGCCTATTACTTCTCACGGTAAAGAATATTGGGGACCAATCAGTGTAGGCGAAGCCACAGAAAAAGAAGGCATCGAATCGCCAGTTAAGGTTTATATACCCTCAATCGCTCCTGGCAGTTTGGTATTGTATCAAGGCGAAAAATTTCCAGAGTTAAAGGGGAAATTATTATCGGGTGCGCTCAAGTTAACCCACATTAATATCGTCACCCTTAATAACGAGGGTAAAGCTATTGCTGAAGATAGGATCCTTTCAGAACTCGGCGAACGTATCAGAGACATTGAAGTATCACCAGAAGGAGAGATTTTCTTCAGCACCGATAATGGTAACCTTTACAAGCTTAAGCAATAA